One window of the Peromyscus maniculatus bairdii isolate BWxNUB_F1_BW_parent chromosome 18, HU_Pman_BW_mat_3.1, whole genome shotgun sequence genome contains the following:
- the LOC102926486 gene encoding olfactory receptor 6C6-like produces the protein MKNHSVEIVFILLGLTDDPQLQILIFLFLFFNYILSLMGNLVIILLTLLDLRLKTPMYFFLRNFSFLEIAFTSACIPRFLMSILTGNKTISYNACVAQFFFFFLLLVTEFYLLAAMSYDRYVAICRPLHYPIIMNSKVCHLLVISSWVTGFLSIFPPLMLGLKLEFCASKTIDHFLCDTSPLLQLSCTDTRFIEWMAFVVAVMTLIITLILVILSYTFIIKTIFKFPSAQQRKKAFSTCSSHMVVVSITYGSCIFMYMKTSAKERVTLNKGVAVLNTSVAPLLNPFIYTLRNQQVKEAFNYSVKEVVMKNN, from the exons atgaagaaccaTTCTGTGGAGATAGTGTTCATTTTGCTTGGACTGACAGATGATCCTCAGCTACAAATTctgattttcctgtttctgtttttcaattaTATCTTGAGCCTAATGGGGAACTTAGTGATCATCCTCCTCACCCTGCTGGATCTCCGCCTCAAGACTCCAATGTATTTCTTCCTCCGGAATTTCTCCTTCCTAGAAATTGCATTCACATCTGCCTGCATTCCACGGTTCTTGATGAGCATTCTCActggaaacaaaacaatttcCTACAATGCTTGTGTAGctcaattcttcttcttctttctattaCTAGTCACAGAGTTCTACCTCCTGGCTGCCATGTCCTATGATCGCTACGTTGCCATCTGCAGACCACTGCACTACCCCATCATCATGAACAGCAAAGTGTGCCACCTGCTGGTCATCAGCTCCTGGGTGACTGGGTTCTTATCCATCTTTCCTCCTTTGATGTTGGGACTCAAACTGGAATTCTGTGCTTCCAAAACCATAGATCACTTCCTATGTGACACGTCTCCTCTCCTCCAGCTGTCTTGCACAGACACACGTTTCATAGAATGGATGGCTTTTGTCGTAGCTGTGATGACACTCATCATCACCTTGATCTTAGTGATCCTGTCCTACACATTCATCATCAAAACCATCTTCAAGTTCCCTTCAGCTCAACAACGGAAAAAGGCCTTTTCCACATGCTCCTCACACATGGTTGTTGTCTCCATTACTTATGGGAGTTGCATCTTCATGTACATGAAAACATCAGCCAAGGAAAGGGTGACTTTAAATAAAGGTGTAGCTGTGCTCAACACTTCTGTGGCCCCTTTGCTAAACCCTTTCATTTACACCTTAAGGAACCAGCAGGTGAAGGAAGCTTTCAA CTATAGTGTGAAGGAGGTTGTTATGAAAAATAACTAG
- the LOC102922759 gene encoding olfactory receptor 6C74-like produces the protein MRRFRRHLDMRNHTLVTTFILLGLTEDPTWQIVTFFFLFITYLLSITGNLIIILLTLLDSHLKTPMYFFLQKFSFLEISLTSTCIPRFLVSIVTKDKTISIEACFTQLFAGLIFGIAQFFLLAVMSYDRYVAICKPLHYTTIMNTRVCTWLFGTCCLIALLAICPGVIVSLGLEFCDAIIEHFICDYSPILKLSCSDTRSMQLVNFIFAIIILLMTLALVMFSYGKIISTILRFPSAQQKKKAFSTCSSHMIVVSISYGSCIFMYIKPSAEERIALNKGVAILTISVAPVLNPFIYTLRNKQVKEALRDVIKKCTSATSKQ, from the coding sequence atgaGACGATTTAGAAGACATTTAGACATGAGGAACCACACATTGGTGACAACATTCATTCTTCTTGGATTGACAGAAGACCCAACGTGGCAAATTGTAACcttctttttcctatttataACTTATCTGCTGAGCATCACTGGAAACCTTATCATTATCCTTCTGACTCTGCTGGATTCCCACCTCAAAACacccatgtatttcttccttcAGAAGTTTTCCTTCTTAGAAATCTCGCTAACATCTACCTGCATCCCTAGATTCCTGGTCAGCATAGTGACCAAGGATAAAACTATTTCCATTGAGGCTTGCTTCACACAATTATTTGCTGGCCTTATCTTCGGGATAGCACAGTTTTTCTTGCTGGCTGTCATGTCCTATGACCGCTACGTGGCCATTTGTAAACCCCTTCATTACACAACCATCATGAACACCAGAGTCTGTACTTGGCTATTTGGCACTTGCTGTTTAATTGCTTTGTTGGCGATCTGCCCTGGAGTCATTGTAAGTCTGGGTTTGGAATTCTGTGATGCTATTATTGAACACTTTATCTGTGACTACTCTCCCATCTTGAAGCTTTCCTGCAGTGATACAAGGTCTATGCAACTGGTCAACTTCATTTTTGCCATCATTATTCTCCTGATGACCTTGGCACTAGTAATGTTCTCTTATGGGAAAATCATAAGTACAATTCTGAGGTTCCCTTCTGCCCAACAGAAGAAGAAGGCCTTCTCTACCTGTTCCTCCCACATGATTGTTGTCTCCATCTCTTATGGCAGCTGCATTTTTATGTATATCAAACCTtctgcagaagaaaggatagcTTTAAACAAGGGGGTTGCCATACTCACCATTTCAGTTGCACCAGTACTAAATCCTTTCATATACACCTTAAGAAATAAGCAAGTCAAAGAAGCCCTGAGGGATGTCATTAAAAAATGCACCTCAGCTACTTCAAAACAGTGA